One Mycolicibacterium goodii genomic region harbors:
- a CDS encoding sugar-binding transcriptional regulator, translated as MPRSAQPSPSTGVDGPPSDAEPGHFPASLLYTAAKLYYTEDATQAEVAAQLGTSRATVSRILAEAKRRGVVRIEVVPPDQLGSDDIADQLTRALSLNTVFLSHPLPNPGPGRTSVDVMGAALAPAVGRALAAAGLLPGDVLLVSSGRTVYEVAQYELVDLPGVQVAPTVGGNDQPEEWYQTNEITRLVSNRINGRPNYLFAPALPGPDLHPSLINDPSIQRVLHLWPKARCALMGVGAPPLLRSDIPRFVPTESSSLRSAVGDVCSRFYDRNGEPVEFDGSDRLIAVELQALRHVPVTIAVAIGKDKVDSIVAGARGGYFNQLVTDPATAAAILEHTESQ; from the coding sequence GTGCCCCGGTCCGCCCAGCCATCCCCATCGACCGGCGTCGACGGCCCGCCATCCGACGCCGAACCCGGTCACTTCCCCGCCTCGCTGCTGTACACGGCCGCAAAGCTCTACTACACCGAGGACGCGACCCAGGCCGAGGTGGCCGCCCAACTCGGCACCAGCCGTGCGACGGTGAGCCGGATACTGGCGGAAGCGAAACGCCGCGGTGTCGTTCGGATCGAGGTCGTTCCGCCCGACCAGCTGGGTTCCGACGACATCGCCGACCAGCTAACGCGCGCGCTGTCACTCAACACCGTGTTCCTCAGCCACCCATTGCCGAATCCGGGACCGGGCCGGACCTCCGTCGACGTCATGGGTGCCGCCCTGGCGCCCGCCGTCGGACGCGCGCTGGCCGCGGCCGGACTGCTGCCCGGAGACGTCCTGCTGGTGTCGTCGGGCCGGACCGTCTACGAGGTCGCCCAGTACGAACTCGTCGACCTGCCCGGTGTGCAGGTGGCGCCGACGGTCGGCGGCAACGACCAGCCCGAGGAGTGGTATCAGACCAACGAGATCACGCGCCTGGTGTCCAACCGGATCAACGGCAGGCCGAATTACCTTTTCGCGCCGGCTCTTCCAGGTCCTGACCTCCACCCCTCGCTGATCAACGACCCCAGCATCCAGCGGGTGCTGCATCTGTGGCCGAAGGCCCGCTGCGCTCTGATGGGCGTCGGCGCACCGCCCCTGCTGCGATCCGACATCCCCCGGTTCGTCCCCACCGAATCGAGTTCACTGCGTTCCGCGGTCGGCGACGTGTGCTCGCGCTTCTACGACCGCAACGGCGAACCCGTCGAATTCGACGGGAGCGACCGCCTGATCGCGGTGGAACTCCAGGCGCTGCGCCACGTTCCGGTCACGATTGCCGTCGCTATCGGCAAGGACAAGGTCGACTCGATCGTGGCGGGCGCCCGCGGCGGGTATTTCAACCAGCTCGTGACCGACCCGGCCACCGCGGCCGCCATCCTCGAACACACGGAGTCGCAGTGA
- a CDS encoding extracellular solute-binding protein produces the protein MLAAMGLAGAAAVSLPVLSACGVGGRTNAPNGASEVTGGFDWKKASGSTINILQTPHPYQLSYQPLLKEFTELTGINVNVDLVPEADYFTKLNTELAGGTGKHDAFMLGAYFIWQYGPPGWIEDLNPWLQNSSATNAEYDFEDIFEGLRTSTRWDFELGNPLGTGGQWAIPWGFENNVVAYNKAYFDQRGIKKLPDNFDDFIQLAIDLTDRSENRYGIATRGSKSWATIHPGFMTQYVREGAVDYTFDGTDLVAEMDSDKAVDFTRKWIEMQHKAGPTSWTTYDYPNATGDLGDGTAMMVYDADSATYPKNKPGASAQAGNLGWYPGPAGPDGNYKTNLWTWTWAMNANSRNKLPAWLFIQWATGKESMNKAVEGGIYADPVRQSVFDTTFKRIAADQYGYLETFETVIGSSKIQFTPQKKFFDTTKDWAVALQDIYGGDDAAARLRSLAKTNTSKVNL, from the coding sequence ATGCTGGCGGCCATGGGCCTGGCAGGCGCGGCGGCAGTGAGCCTGCCGGTCCTGTCGGCCTGTGGCGTCGGTGGCCGTACCAACGCCCCCAATGGGGCGTCGGAGGTCACCGGTGGCTTCGACTGGAAGAAGGCTTCCGGGTCGACCATCAACATCCTGCAGACCCCGCACCCGTACCAGTTGTCGTATCAGCCGTTGCTCAAGGAGTTCACCGAACTGACCGGGATCAACGTCAACGTCGATCTCGTTCCCGAGGCGGACTACTTCACCAAGCTCAACACCGAGCTGGCGGGCGGAACCGGTAAGCACGACGCGTTCATGCTCGGGGCCTATTTCATCTGGCAGTACGGACCGCCCGGATGGATCGAGGACCTCAACCCGTGGCTGCAGAACAGCTCCGCCACCAACGCCGAGTACGACTTCGAGGACATCTTCGAGGGCCTGCGCACCTCCACCCGGTGGGACTTCGAGCTCGGCAACCCACTGGGCACGGGTGGCCAGTGGGCGATCCCGTGGGGATTCGAGAACAACGTCGTCGCATACAACAAGGCGTACTTCGACCAGCGCGGCATCAAGAAGCTGCCCGACAACTTCGACGATTTCATCCAGCTGGCCATCGATCTCACCGATCGGTCCGAGAACCGCTACGGCATCGCGACCCGAGGATCCAAGTCCTGGGCCACGATCCATCCCGGTTTCATGACGCAGTACGTCCGTGAAGGCGCGGTCGACTACACCTTCGACGGCACCGATTTGGTGGCGGAGATGGACAGCGACAAGGCCGTCGACTTCACCCGCAAGTGGATCGAGATGCAGCACAAGGCCGGTCCGACGTCGTGGACGACGTACGACTACCCGAACGCCACCGGCGACCTCGGTGACGGCACGGCGATGATGGTCTACGACGCGGACAGCGCCACCTATCCCAAGAACAAGCCCGGCGCGAGCGCGCAGGCGGGCAACCTCGGGTGGTATCCGGGCCCGGCCGGGCCCGACGGCAACTACAAGACCAACCTGTGGACGTGGACGTGGGCGATGAACGCCAACTCCCGCAACAAGTTGCCGGCCTGGCTGTTCATCCAGTGGGCCACGGGCAAGGAATCCATGAACAAGGCCGTCGAGGGCGGAATCTACGCGGATCCCGTGCGGCAGTCGGTGTTCGACACCACGTTCAAGCGGATCGCCGCCGACCAGTACGGCTACCTCGAGACGTTCGAGACCGTCATCGGGTCGTCGAAGATCCAGTTCACACCGCAGAAGAAGTTCTTCGACACCACCAAGGACTGGGCGGTGGCGCTGCAGGACATTTACGGCGGTGACGACGCGGCCGCGCGGTTGCGCAGTCTGGCGAAGACCAACACCTCCAAGGTCAACCTGTAG
- a CDS encoding FGGY-family carbohydrate kinase, with protein sequence MDLLLGIDMGTGSTKGVLVDASGSVIATETVSHSIDLPRPGWAEVDAEKLWWAEVCRISSELMSQLPSGGVLAGMCVSGVGPCLVLCDDDLRPLRPAILYGIDSRASREIEALTAEFGAERILDRAGTLLSSQAVGPKLEWVRHHEPEVFERATGWYGSNSYIAAKLTGEYVMDHHTASQCDPLYATREFEWNHPWAQRICGHLPLPRLVWPSDVVGTVSAEAAVATGVPAGTPVAAGTVDAYSEAFSVGVRRPGDQMLMYGSTMFLVQVIDAYHSDPVLWTTAGVEHDTLALAAGTSTAGSLINWLQTVTGGASFDELMAEAATVPPGSEGLLVLPYLAGERTPVFDPQARGVVAGLTLRHGRGHLFRAAYEGISFGIRQILERFDDAHTASRTVAVGGGLRSPIWAQTVSDVTGRPQLVPEQAIGASYGDALLAAIGVGLVPADTDWAKIAREIKPDPRNRALYDDLYATWQELYPATREQVHRLAGQPIV encoded by the coding sequence GTGGACCTGCTCCTCGGAATCGACATGGGCACCGGCAGCACCAAGGGCGTACTCGTCGACGCGTCGGGATCGGTGATCGCCACCGAGACCGTCTCGCATTCGATCGATCTGCCGCGCCCCGGATGGGCCGAGGTCGACGCCGAGAAGCTGTGGTGGGCCGAGGTGTGCCGGATCTCCTCCGAACTCATGTCTCAACTGCCCAGCGGGGGTGTGCTCGCCGGGATGTGCGTCAGCGGTGTGGGTCCGTGCCTCGTGCTGTGCGACGACGATCTACGCCCGCTGCGGCCGGCGATCCTGTACGGCATCGACAGTCGGGCGTCACGGGAGATCGAGGCGCTCACCGCCGAGTTCGGCGCGGAGCGCATCCTCGACCGCGCCGGCACGCTGCTGTCCAGCCAGGCCGTCGGACCGAAACTGGAGTGGGTGCGCCACCACGAGCCCGAGGTGTTCGAACGTGCCACCGGTTGGTACGGATCGAACTCCTACATCGCCGCCAAACTCACCGGCGAGTACGTGATGGACCATCACACCGCCAGCCAGTGCGATCCGCTGTATGCGACCCGTGAGTTCGAGTGGAACCACCCGTGGGCGCAACGCATTTGCGGGCATCTGCCGCTGCCCCGGCTGGTGTGGCCCAGCGACGTGGTGGGCACCGTGAGCGCCGAGGCCGCGGTCGCCACGGGTGTTCCGGCGGGGACACCGGTGGCCGCGGGCACCGTGGACGCCTACTCCGAGGCGTTCTCGGTCGGCGTACGACGGCCGGGCGACCAGATGCTCATGTACGGGTCGACGATGTTCCTGGTCCAGGTCATCGACGCCTACCACAGCGATCCGGTGCTGTGGACGACGGCCGGCGTCGAGCACGACACCCTGGCACTCGCCGCTGGCACCTCGACGGCGGGCAGCCTGATCAACTGGTTGCAGACGGTGACCGGTGGCGCCTCGTTCGACGAACTCATGGCGGAGGCCGCAACGGTGCCGCCCGGCAGCGAAGGGCTGCTGGTGTTGCCCTACCTGGCGGGGGAGCGCACACCGGTGTTCGATCCGCAGGCGCGCGGCGTGGTGGCCGGATTGACGCTGCGGCACGGTCGCGGTCATCTCTTCCGCGCTGCGTACGAGGGAATCTCGTTCGGCATCCGCCAGATTCTCGAACGGTTCGACGATGCGCACACGGCGAGCCGGACCGTCGCGGTCGGCGGCGGGCTGCGCAGCCCGATCTGGGCGCAGACCGTCAGCGATGTCACCGGACGTCCCCAGCTGGTGCCGGAGCAGGCGATCGGGGCCAGTTACGGTGACGCGCTCCTCGCGGCGATCGGGGTAGGCCTGGTTCCTGCCGACACCGACTGGGCGAAGATCGCCAGAGAGATCAAGCCGGATCCTCGTAACCGGGCCCTCTACGACGATCTGTACGCGACGTGGCAGGAGCTGTACCCGGCAACCCGGGAACAGGTGCACCGGCTGGCCGGTCAGCCCATCGTGTAG
- a CDS encoding carbohydrate ABC transporter permease — MTLQTSQPAPAAESVDRGTAGPLPEVPSWRRKLRPYLLSVPAVLIVIGILYPFAVGAYYAFLNYAAVNPDPRFVWFENFKSVLGDQIFWQSVKVTAIFAVFATVIETVIGVGLALLLNRSSLIGKVFEKVLILPLMIAPVIAGVIWKLMFNPQFGILNHVLGLGNTFDWLSSTNALWSVILVDLWIFTPFVAILVLAGIRSLPKEPFEASEVDGASWFYMFRKLMLPMLWPYILVAVIFRFMDNLKVFDHIYVLTAGGPGVATRTLQIGAFEDSIINLDYSRGSTYMLLLWVIVFITARYLVSVLGKAQRRAAGAES; from the coding sequence ATGACATTGCAGACATCCCAACCCGCTCCCGCCGCGGAGTCGGTCGACAGGGGCACCGCGGGCCCACTGCCCGAGGTGCCGTCGTGGCGGCGCAAGCTGCGGCCGTACTTGTTGTCGGTACCCGCGGTCCTGATCGTCATCGGCATCCTGTACCCGTTTGCCGTGGGCGCCTACTACGCGTTCCTCAACTATGCGGCGGTCAACCCGGATCCCCGGTTCGTGTGGTTCGAGAACTTCAAATCGGTTCTCGGCGATCAGATCTTCTGGCAGAGCGTCAAGGTCACCGCGATCTTCGCGGTGTTCGCCACCGTGATCGAGACCGTGATCGGCGTCGGCCTGGCACTGTTGCTCAACCGTTCGTCGCTGATCGGCAAGGTGTTCGAGAAGGTGCTGATCCTGCCGCTGATGATCGCCCCCGTGATCGCGGGCGTGATCTGGAAGCTGATGTTCAACCCGCAGTTCGGGATCCTCAATCACGTTCTCGGGCTTGGTAACACGTTCGACTGGTTGTCGTCGACCAATGCGTTGTGGTCGGTGATCCTGGTCGACCTGTGGATCTTCACCCCGTTCGTCGCGATCCTCGTGCTGGCAGGCATCCGATCGCTGCCCAAGGAGCCGTTCGAGGCATCCGAGGTCGACGGTGCGAGCTGGTTCTACATGTTCCGCAAGCTCATGTTGCCGATGCTGTGGCCCTACATCCTGGTTGCCGTGATCTTCCGGTTCATGGACAACCTCAAGGTGTTCGACCACATCTACGTGCTGACCGCGGGCGGCCCGGGCGTCGCCACCCGCACGTTGCAGATCGGTGCCTTCGAGGACTCGATCATCAACCTGGACTACTCCCGCGGCAGCACCTACATGCTGCTGCTGTGGGTCATCGTGTTCATCACCGCACGCTATCTGGTGAGCGTGCTTGGCAAGGCGCAGCGCCGTGCTGCCGGGGCGGAGTCGTGA
- the xylB gene encoding xylulokinase, with protein sequence MTLVAGIDSSTQSCKIVVCDADSGSVVRTASSPHPGGTEVNPGHWWDALQRTINAVGGLDDVEAVSVGAQQHGMVCLDSSGEVVRDALLWNDTRSAPNADDLVSELGGAQEWAKAVGVVPVASITATKLRWLADTEPDNADATAAVCLPHDWLGWRLTGSRDLTDLRTDRSDASGTGYFSAETDSYRTDLLELAMRGRRPALPTVLGPRDVAGRLPSGAILGPGAGDNAAAALGLGAGPGDCIVSLGTSGVVSAVGDAAPHDADGIVAGFADASGRQLPLVCTLNGAPVLAATAAMLQVDFDEFDRLALSAPPGADGLTLVPYLEGERSPNLPRARGALHGVTTRNFNPANVARAGVEGLLASMAYCIDKIVGYGVDIERIILVGGGARSEAVRRIAPTIWGRPVDVPPPGEYVALGAARQAAWTLGQQDSPPPWRVGSTTTYTAEHAPHVLEQYLTAQPLTLGQ encoded by the coding sequence GTGACTCTCGTGGCGGGCATCGACTCCTCTACCCAGTCCTGCAAGATCGTCGTCTGCGACGCGGACAGTGGTTCCGTGGTGCGCACGGCGTCCTCACCCCATCCCGGTGGCACCGAGGTGAATCCGGGGCACTGGTGGGACGCACTGCAACGCACGATCAACGCCGTCGGAGGTCTCGATGATGTCGAGGCGGTGTCGGTGGGAGCCCAACAGCACGGCATGGTGTGCCTCGACTCGTCCGGCGAGGTCGTTCGAGATGCCCTGTTGTGGAACGACACCCGCTCGGCCCCCAATGCCGACGACCTGGTGTCCGAACTCGGGGGCGCCCAGGAATGGGCGAAAGCCGTCGGGGTGGTCCCGGTGGCCTCCATCACCGCCACGAAACTGCGCTGGCTCGCCGACACCGAACCCGACAACGCCGACGCGACGGCCGCGGTGTGCCTGCCGCACGACTGGCTCGGTTGGCGGCTGACCGGGTCACGCGATCTGACGGATCTGCGCACCGACCGCAGCGACGCGAGCGGCACCGGGTACTTCTCGGCGGAGACCGATTCCTACCGCACCGATCTACTGGAACTCGCGATGCGCGGAAGGCGCCCGGCCCTGCCGACCGTGCTGGGTCCCCGCGACGTCGCCGGCCGGCTGCCGTCGGGCGCGATCCTGGGCCCCGGCGCGGGTGACAACGCGGCCGCGGCGCTGGGGCTCGGTGCCGGACCGGGCGACTGCATCGTGTCGCTCGGCACGTCGGGGGTGGTCAGTGCGGTCGGTGACGCGGCGCCCCACGACGCCGACGGCATCGTCGCCGGCTTCGCCGATGCGAGTGGCCGGCAGCTGCCACTCGTGTGCACGCTCAACGGTGCGCCGGTGCTGGCCGCCACGGCCGCGATGCTGCAGGTCGATTTCGACGAGTTCGACCGGCTCGCGCTCTCGGCGCCGCCGGGCGCCGACGGGCTGACGCTGGTGCCGTATCTGGAGGGTGAGCGCTCGCCCAACCTGCCGAGGGCCCGCGGCGCGCTGCACGGTGTCACGACGCGAAACTTCAATCCCGCCAACGTTGCTCGCGCCGGGGTCGAGGGTCTGCTGGCCTCGATGGCGTATTGCATCGACAAGATCGTCGGGTACGGCGTCGACATCGAGCGCATCATTCTCGTCGGCGGCGGGGCCCGCTCGGAGGCCGTGCGGCGCATCGCGCCCACGATCTGGGGCAGGCCCGTGGACGTCCCCCCGCCGGGGGAGTACGTCGCCCTCGGCGCGGCCCGGCAGGCGGCCTGGACTCTGGGGCAACAGGATTCGCCGCCACCCTGGCGGGTGGGTTCGACCACCACATACACCGCGGAACACGCGCCGCACGTGCTGGAGCAGTACCTGACCGCGCAGCCGCTGACCCTGGGGCAGTGA
- a CDS encoding acyl-CoA thioesterase domain-containing protein translates to MTEVVAHFKQSDQDRFQPTRFAQSHWGEDHLNGPALVGLAAQALENAYGLPDFLPARLTVDLFRAARGVETTTKVALVRDGRRVRNSECELVQDGVTVARATMVQYRLSEPPRGDEWVPVPEFEAPADVDIASDRMTYMGSDEGGWSRAIADHQNASRKRFVNRTITVVEGQANSPFVRTAMAAEGTSLVTNLGTHGVGYINGDLTVALSRLPRDEWIGVQADSHWACDGIAVGAATLFDSAGAFGTGLVTAVSNPAAQIDFANDPFPDRTAPR, encoded by the coding sequence ATGACCGAGGTTGTGGCCCACTTCAAGCAGTCTGACCAGGACAGGTTCCAGCCGACGAGGTTCGCGCAGAGTCACTGGGGCGAGGACCACCTGAACGGTCCGGCACTGGTCGGCCTGGCCGCGCAGGCTCTCGAGAACGCGTACGGACTGCCCGATTTCCTGCCGGCACGCTTGACCGTGGACCTGTTCCGGGCCGCACGCGGGGTGGAGACCACCACCAAGGTCGCGTTGGTGCGCGACGGTCGCCGGGTGCGCAACTCCGAGTGTGAGCTCGTGCAGGACGGCGTGACCGTGGCCAGGGCGACGATGGTGCAGTACCGGCTGTCCGAGCCGCCCCGGGGCGACGAATGGGTGCCGGTGCCTGAATTCGAGGCGCCCGCCGACGTCGACATCGCGTCGGACCGCATGACGTACATGGGCAGCGACGAGGGCGGCTGGAGCCGGGCCATCGCCGATCACCAGAACGCGTCGCGCAAGCGGTTCGTCAACCGCACCATCACGGTCGTGGAGGGGCAGGCGAACTCGCCGTTCGTGCGCACCGCCATGGCGGCCGAGGGCACGAGCCTGGTGACAAATCTCGGCACGCACGGCGTGGGGTATATCAACGGTGACCTGACCGTGGCGCTGTCGCGGCTGCCGCGGGACGAATGGATCGGGGTGCAGGCCGATTCTCACTGGGCCTGCGACGGCATCGCGGTCGGTGCGGCGACGCTGTTCGACAGCGCCGGTGCGTTCGGAACCGGTCTGGTCACCGCGGTCAGCAACCCGGCCGCGCAGATCGATTTCGCCAACGACCCGTTTCCGGACCGCACCGCTCCGCGCTGA
- a CDS encoding LysR family transcriptional regulator has translation MDTRRLRLLLALSRLGSMRAVADAFSLTTSTVSQQLAALAKETDTKLIEPDGRRVRLTPAGRRLADHAVTILAAVDAARLDLDPDAEPAGTLRVGGFATGIRVSLLPILRELAETHPNVEVEISEYEPIEAFKLLVDDALDLALTYEYDLAPSSPDPVLEAFPLWSTPWGLGVPSSEVTSPTATADLTSYADRWWIVNSRNTADEDAVRTLASLAGFHPRIAHQIDSLDLLEDLIVEGFGVGLLPVTRPVRDGVLVLPLADPQVVLTTFAVVRRGRSTWPPLRLVLDRLRPDDGRPVPLTSWPRPTAHGTERLG, from the coding sequence GTGGACACCCGCCGCCTGCGCCTGCTGCTGGCCCTGTCGCGGCTGGGTTCGATGCGCGCGGTCGCCGACGCCTTCTCGTTGACCACCTCGACGGTGTCGCAACAGTTGGCGGCGCTGGCCAAGGAGACCGACACCAAGCTCATCGAGCCGGACGGCCGCCGGGTCCGTCTCACGCCGGCGGGCCGACGGCTCGCCGACCACGCCGTGACCATTCTCGCCGCGGTCGATGCGGCGCGGCTCGACCTGGATCCTGACGCCGAACCCGCGGGCACGCTGCGGGTGGGCGGGTTCGCGACCGGGATCCGTGTGTCGTTGCTTCCCATCCTTCGTGAGCTGGCCGAGACACACCCCAACGTCGAGGTCGAGATCAGCGAATACGAACCCATCGAGGCGTTCAAGCTGCTGGTCGACGACGCTCTCGATCTCGCCCTGACCTACGAATACGATCTGGCGCCGTCGTCCCCGGACCCGGTGCTGGAGGCGTTCCCGTTGTGGTCGACGCCGTGGGGACTGGGTGTTCCCAGCAGCGAGGTCACGAGCCCGACCGCCACCGCGGATCTCACCAGCTATGCCGACCGATGGTGGATCGTGAACTCGCGCAACACCGCCGACGAGGACGCCGTGCGCACGCTGGCGTCGCTCGCCGGTTTCCACCCGCGCATCGCACACCAGATCGACAGCCTCGATCTGCTCGAGGACCTGATCGTCGAAGGTTTCGGGGTCGGGTTGCTTCCGGTCACACGTCCGGTGCGCGACGGCGTCCTCGTCCTCCCACTGGCGGATCCGCAGGTGGTCCTGACGACGTTCGCCGTTGTCCGTCGCGGCCGGTCCACCTGGCCGCCCCTGCGGCTGGTCCTGGATCGGCTGCGTCCGGACGATGGGCGCCCGGTGCCGTTGACCTCGTGGCCGCGGCCGACGGCACACGGAACCGAGCGGCTCGGCTGA
- the eltD gene encoding erythritol/L-threitol dehyrogenase, with protein MSNQVPEKMQAVVCHGPHDYRLEEVAVPQRGPGEALIRVEAVGICASDLKCYHGAAKFWGDENRPAWAETMVIPGHEFVGRVVDLDDEAAARWGIAVGDRVVSEQIVPCWECLFCKRGQYHMCQPHDLYGFKRRTPGAMASYMVYPAEALVHKVSPEIPAHHAAFAEPLSCSLHAVERAQITFEDTVVVAGCGPIGLGMIAGAKAKSPMRVIALDMAPEKLKLAEKCGADLTINIAEQDAEKIIKDLTGGYGADVYLEGTGHTSAVPQGLNLLRKLGRYVEYGVFGSDVTVDWSIISDDKELDVLGAHLGPYCWPAAIKMIESGALPMDEICTHQFPLTEFQKGLDLVASGKESVKVSLIPA; from the coding sequence ATGTCCAATCAAGTTCCCGAAAAGATGCAGGCAGTGGTGTGTCACGGGCCCCACGACTACCGGCTGGAGGAGGTCGCCGTTCCGCAACGCGGACCCGGTGAAGCACTGATCCGGGTCGAGGCCGTGGGCATCTGTGCAAGCGACCTCAAGTGCTACCACGGAGCGGCCAAGTTCTGGGGCGACGAGAACCGGCCGGCCTGGGCCGAGACCATGGTCATCCCCGGGCACGAATTCGTCGGCCGAGTGGTCGACCTCGACGACGAGGCGGCCGCACGGTGGGGCATCGCGGTCGGGGACCGCGTGGTATCCGAGCAGATCGTGCCCTGCTGGGAGTGCCTGTTCTGTAAGCGCGGCCAGTACCACATGTGCCAGCCGCATGATCTCTACGGCTTCAAGCGGCGCACGCCCGGCGCCATGGCCAGCTACATGGTGTATCCGGCGGAAGCGTTGGTGCACAAGGTTTCTCCGGAGATCCCGGCCCACCATGCGGCGTTCGCCGAGCCGCTGTCCTGCTCGTTGCACGCCGTCGAGCGCGCCCAGATCACCTTCGAGGACACCGTCGTGGTGGCCGGGTGCGGTCCGATCGGCCTCGGCATGATCGCGGGCGCCAAGGCCAAGAGCCCGATGCGCGTCATCGCCCTCGACATGGCACCCGAGAAGCTCAAGCTCGCCGAGAAGTGCGGGGCGGACCTCACCATCAACATCGCCGAGCAGGACGCCGAGAAGATCATCAAGGACCTCACCGGTGGTTATGGCGCAGACGTCTACCTCGAGGGCACCGGCCACACGTCGGCGGTTCCGCAGGGCCTCAACCTTCTGCGCAAACTCGGCCGGTACGTCGAATACGGCGTCTTCGGCAGCGACGTCACGGTCGACTGGAGCATCATCAGCGACGACAAGGAACTCGACGTGCTGGGCGCCCACCTCGGCCCGTACTGCTGGCCCGCGGCGATCAAGATGATCGAGTCCGGTGCGCTGCCGATGGACGAGATCTGCACTCATCAGTTCCCGCTCACCGAATTCCAGAAGGGCCTCGACCTCGTGGCCAGTGGAAAGGAATCGGTCAAGGTTTCGTTGATCCCGGCGTAG
- a CDS encoding SDR family NAD(P)-dependent oxidoreductase: protein MTNSTHDRTDDRYAGVLRLDGKRTLITGATKGIGADIARAFAAAGARLVLSGRDIGELDAARTTLGGEFDADVHTVAIDLSEPDAPEELARRAAEAFGGLDVLVNNAGISHPQPVIDTDPALFDATIAVNLRAPALLASAVGKAMVDAGNGGAIITVASAAALAPLPDHYAYCASKAGLVMATKVLARELGPHGVRANSVCPTVVLTEMGQRVWGDEAKSAPMIARIPLGRFAVPHEVSDAVVWLASDAASMINGVDIPVDGGYTMG from the coding sequence GTGACCAATTCCACCCATGACCGCACCGACGACCGGTACGCGGGCGTCCTCCGCCTCGACGGCAAGCGGACCCTGATCACCGGCGCCACCAAGGGTATCGGCGCCGACATCGCCCGCGCGTTCGCCGCGGCCGGCGCCCGGCTTGTGCTGAGCGGCCGCGACATCGGCGAACTCGATGCCGCCCGAACCACTCTGGGCGGCGAGTTCGATGCCGACGTGCACACGGTGGCGATCGATCTCTCCGAACCCGACGCGCCAGAAGAGTTGGCCCGGCGCGCCGCCGAGGCGTTCGGCGGTCTCGACGTGCTGGTGAACAACGCCGGGATCTCACACCCACAGCCAGTCATCGACACCGACCCTGCGCTGTTCGACGCCACCATCGCGGTGAACCTGCGTGCGCCCGCCCTGTTGGCCTCCGCGGTCGGCAAGGCCATGGTCGACGCCGGAAACGGGGGTGCCATCATCACGGTGGCGTCGGCCGCCGCGCTGGCGCCGCTGCCAGATCACTACGCCTATTGCGCATCCAAGGCCGGACTCGTCATGGCGACCAAGGTGCTGGCCCGCGAACTCGGTCCGCACGGTGTCCGCGCCAACTCGGTGTGCCCCACCGTGGTGCTGACCGAGATGGGTCAGCGCGTCTGGGGTGATGAGGCGAAATCGGCGCCGATGATCGCCCGGATCCCGCTGGGCCGCTTCGCCGTTCCGCACGAAGTGTCGGACGCGGTGGTGTGGCTCGCCTCCGATGCGGCAAGCATGATCAACGGCGTCGACATTCCCGTCGACGGCGGCTACACGATGGGCTGA